One Deltaproteobacteria bacterium genomic window, GGGGCCCGAGCCGCGCGAGGTCGATCGGGTAGCGCGCCACGTACGGCGCGTCGGGGTCCGCCGCGAAGAAGAGCCCGTCGCGATGCTCGGCGCGCCGGCCGAGCAGCTCGCCCACTCTGCCGTCGGGGGCGAAGATGCCGTTGAGCCCGCCGAACTCGGCCGTCATGTTGCAGATCGTGAAGCGCATGTCGGTGGAGAAGCCCCGCGCCGCGTCGCCGCCGAACTCCACCGTGCGCTCGAGGGCCACGGTGTTGCGGCCGAGCTCACCGAGGGTCCGCAGGATCACGTCCTTGCCCCCGATGCCGAAGGGGAGGCTGCCGCGGTAATCCACGGCGATCGCCTCGGGGACCTCGATCCAGGTCTCGCCGAGCACCATGGCCACCGCCACGTCGGCGCCGCCGAGTCCGATGGCAAAAGCGCCCACCCCACCATGCGAGCTGGTGTGCGAGTCGGCCCCGAGCACCAGGTCCCCGGGACGCACCAGGTCGCGGTAGAACGTGGTGTGCATGATCGTGACGTTGGCGTCGTAGAAGTAGCGGAGCTTCGCCTCCTTCGCGAAGTCGCGGGCCAGCTGGGCGAGCCGCTGCGTGCGCGGATCCCGCGCCAGGGTCACCGGATCCACCGTGTGGTCGAGGGCCAGATAGAAGCGGTCGGGGTCGGCTAGCGTGGGCCGGCCGAGCTCCTCGTAGGTCCGATTCATACCGTTCCAGGCCAGCTCGCTCGCGATGGTCCAGTCCACGCGCACGCGCAGGAGGTCCCCCGCTTCGACCCAGGGCCGACGGGGCGCGATGGCGTGGTGGTAGAGGATCTTGCCGGTCAGGGTCATGGGGGGGATAGGCGTCGTCATGCGCGGCGTACATTAGCCGCCCCGCGCCGCCCGATCAACGAGTGGCGACAGGCCACGCGCGAGGCGGCCCGGAGCCCCAGCACGGGCGCGCGGCGCCTCGTCGGGTCACAATTGACAAATTCGCGGCCCACGCTATCTAATGCCGCGTCTCAACCACGGAGAAGCACCATCATGGCGAATTTTCTGTTCACTTCGGAGTCAGTGACCGAAGGCCATCCCGATAAGATCTGCGACCAAATCTCGGATGCGGTCCTCGACGCGATCATCGCCAAGGATCCCACCTGCCGCGTGGCCTGCGAGACGCTGGTGAAGACCGGCTTCGTGCTCCTCGCCGGCGAGATCACGACCTCCGCCGCCATCGAGACGCAGGAGCTCGTGCGCAAGGCCGTGCTCGGCATCGGCTACAACGACAGCGCCATGGGCTTCGACGGCAAGAGCTGCGCGATCCTGACGGCCCTCGAGCGACAGAGCCCCGACATCGCGCAGGGCGTGGACGGCAAGGGCGCCTACACCAAGGACGACCAGGGCGCCGGCGACCAGGGAATGATGTTCGGCTACGCCTGCGACCAGACGACCGAGCTGATGCCGCTGCCGATCATGCTCGCGCACCAGCTCGCGCGCCGGCTGACCGACGCCCGCAAGAGCGGCCAGCTCCCCTTCCTGCGCCCCGACGGCAAGAGCCAGGTCACCGTCCGCTACGTCGACGACAAGGCGGCCATGGTGGACACGGTGGTCATCTCCACCCAGCACGCCGAGGAGGTCTCCCACGAGCGGCTCAAGGAAGCCGTGATGGAGGACGTGGTCCGCAAGGTGGTGCCGGCGCAGCTCGTGACGAAGGAGACCAAGTTCTTCATCAACCCGACGGGCCGGTTCGTCGTCGGTGGCCCCCAGGGGGATTCGGGCCTCACGGGCCGCAAGATCATCGTGGACACCTACGGTGGCTGGAGCCGCCACGGTGGCGGCGCGTTCAGCGGCAAGGACCCGAGCAAGGTGGACCGCTCGGCCTGCTACTACGCGCGTTACATCGCGAAGAACATCGTGGCGGCCAAGCTGGCCAAGGAGGCCGAGGTGCAGCTCGCCTACGCCATCGGCGTGGCGGAGCCGGTCTCGGTGCTCGTGCAGACCTTCGGCACGGCCGCCGTCTCCGAGGAGAAGCTCACCGCCGCCGTGCGACGCGTCTTCGATTGCCGCCCGCGGGCGCTCGTGCGCGAGCTGAACCTGCTCCAGCCGATCTACCAGGCCACCGCCGCCTACGGGCACTTCGGGCGCAACGAGCCGGGCTTCACCTGGGAGCGCACCGACAAGGTGGACGCTCTCAAGGACGCCGCGAAGTAGCCTCGCGCCTCCGCTCTCCTCGGCCGCAGACGGTGCGGCCGCCCCAGTGATCGTTTTCCCGTCCTCGACCCACCTCCTCCGTGCGAGGCCCAGCTCGGCCCGATGGAGGACGGATGATGCGCGGCTCCCTGTACGCCCTCGTGGCTCTCTCTTTGTCCCTCCTCGGCTGCTCGCCGCCCTCTGCGCCGTCCGCTGAAGAAGGGGGGACGCGGGGCCGCTTCCTGCGAACCTCCGGGATCGTGGTCGACCACACCACCGTGGCCCTCTTCGATCAGATCCCCCCCGAGTATCTGGCTGCCGCGAGCGCCCTGCGAATGCACTTTTTCGACCGCTCGGTGGGGGACAACATCAGCAACGCGCTGAACTGCTTCCCCTACCCGAGCTACGAGGCCGCCCCCTCTCGGTGCAAACGGAACCTGGCCGAGGTGGGCGAGACCTTCCGGCCCAGCCTGGCCTACGACCGCTCGCGCTGGGCCTATTCCTTCTCGGGCGGTAGCTACTGGCACGAGAAACTCGCGGACTTCATCGCGGTCACGACCGCCGAGGCGGCGAGCTACGACGTCTTCAACCTGCAGCTCAGCTACCTCGAGGTCTCCGAGCAGGACGACATCGCGAGCCCCACCACGGGCTACTTCGTTGACCAGCCGAACCGGCCGGACGTGCACGACCTGGTCGCGCACGAGGCGCGCCTCCCCGGCAAGGTCTTCATCTATTCGACGAGCAGCCTCTCCCGCGGGATCGGAACCCAGGTCTCGGAGCGCTTCAATAGCGACCTGCGCGCCTGGGCCCGCGCGAACGACAAGATCCTCTTCGACATTGCGGACATCGAATCCCACGCCCCCGACGGACGCCCCTGCTACGACAACCGCGACGGGGTCTACTACTCGAACGGCAACGCCTGGGAGAACCACCCCGACGACGGGCTCGACCTGGCCGCGATCTGCCCCGAGTACACGAGCGAGGCCGACGGCGGACACCTCGGGAACCAGGCCACGGGTGGCATTCGCCTGGCGAAGGCCTTCTGGGTGGTCATGGCGCAGATCGCCGGGTGGACTCCCGGCGGCGGGCCGGCGGCCAACCAGGCGCCGGTCGTGAACGCCGGCTCGGACGCCTCGGCCCAGCTCCCGAGCGCGACGCTGCGCCTCGCGGGCGCGGCGAGCGACGACGGACGCCCCACCGGCACGCTCACCACCACCTGGAGCGTCTCTTCGGCCCCCGCCGGCGGCAGCGCCGTCTTCTCGAACGCAGGGCTCCTCGACGCGACGGTGACCTTCGGCGCGGCCGGAACCTACGTCCTGCGCCTCGCCGCGAGCGACGGCGCGCTGACCAGCCACGACGAGCTGACCGTCACGGTGCACCTCGCCGGGAGCGGCGGCGGCACGCTCACGCCGAGCGCGCACTGGCCCTTCGAGAGCGGTTCGGTGGCCGACGTCATCTCGGGCTGCGCCGACTGCCAGAATCGGGGCGCCACGCCGCTCTCGGCCGGCAAGGTCGGCGGGGCCTTCGACCTCGACGGCGTGAGCTCGTACCTGGACCTCGCCGCGCAGAGTCGGCTCGAGGGGCGCAGCGCCTTCACCTTCGTGGCGTGGATCAAGCCGGCCTTCGGCACGACGGCGTCCCGTCGGCACCACCTCCTCGCGGATGGCGACGCGATCCAGCTCTTCTACCTGGACGCAACGCGAGGCTGGCGCGGCGCGGTGCGGACGCCCACGGGCACCTACCGCGTGGATGCCACCGGAGCGAGCTGGACGGCGGAGACCTGGCACCAGGTGGCGCTCGTCTTCTCGAGCTCGGGGCTCAGCATCTACTTCGACGGCGTGCGACGCGCGACGCGCGCCTCCTCGGGCGCCGCGGTGACGCACAACCTGCACGTCAGCCTCGGGCGCTCGGGGGCCGGGGGGGACTACTTCGACGGTGCGGTGGACGAGGTCAAGATCTTCGACAGGGCGCTCACCGA contains:
- a CDS encoding methionine adenosyltransferase gives rise to the protein MANFLFTSESVTEGHPDKICDQISDAVLDAIIAKDPTCRVACETLVKTGFVLLAGEITTSAAIETQELVRKAVLGIGYNDSAMGFDGKSCAILTALERQSPDIAQGVDGKGAYTKDDQGAGDQGMMFGYACDQTTELMPLPIMLAHQLARRLTDARKSGQLPFLRPDGKSQVTVRYVDDKAAMVDTVVISTQHAEEVSHERLKEAVMEDVVRKVVPAQLVTKETKFFINPTGRFVVGGPQGDSGLTGRKIIVDTYGGWSRHGGGAFSGKDPSKVDRSACYYARYIAKNIVAAKLAKEAEVQLAYAIGVAEPVSVLVQTFGTAAVSEEKLTAAVRRVFDCRPRALVRELNLLQPIYQATAAYGHFGRNEPGFTWERTDKVDALKDAAK